A stretch of DNA from Nitrospira sp. KM1:
TGAGCGGGCTGCCATTCTCACGAAGACTCATCGCGTCGAAATCGACGAGCATGCGCTGGGTCCCGCCCCAAAGCACGAGGCCACCGCTGAACAAGCCGTCACGTTGTACGACTCGGAACGCCGCCACATTCTCACCACGCTCGAACACCTTGGCTGGCGTATTGACGGACCGCTCGGAGCCGCTCACCGATTGGGCCTCAATCCGAGTACGTTGCGGAGCCGCATGAAGAAGCTGGGATTGTCACGGCCTACATCACTTCCCCCCTTGAATTCATTTACCGTCTACTCCTCCGGCAGCACGAACAATCACGTGTCATCTCAAAAATAGTTGCCTAATCGGGGATGTCGGGCTCACCGCACGGACTGTGTCGTGCTCGAACTGGCTTTGCCGGATATCTTGGGTCTTGAGATCCTGTTTGAGCCTGCTCCTGATCCGGAACATCCCCGCCGTGGCGGTCATCGTCATGCCACTCACGGTCTGCCCGGCTCGTTGGCAAGTATGAAAGAATACGACCGGGGGGCCGTTGCGGGTCACTCGCTCGTTCGCAAATTTGCAATATCGCGTAACGGCGGCGCGCCGAATAAGCGCCTGTACTCTCGGCTGAATTGGGAGGGGCTTTCATAGCCGACTCGGAGCGCCGCGCTGGCAGCATCCGAATATTCGATGAGCATCAAGCGCCGCGCTTCGTTCAGGCGCAGCCATTTTTGATACTGCAAGGGACTCATGGCTGTCAGTGCTCGGAAATGATGGTGAAAGGTTGATGGGCTCATATTGACTTGGGTGGCCAGGTCTTCAATTCGTAACGGCTCCGTGAAACGACTCCTCGCGAATCAATGGCCCGCGTGATCTGGTGGCTCTGACTTCCCGCCGATGCCATATGCCGCAATCGCGCACCTTGATCACCGGCCAGTAACCGGTACACGATTTCGCGCTGGATGATCGGCGCAAGAATCGGAATATCCTTCGGCTCATCAAGCAGGTCGACCAACCGCTGAAACGCGGCGAGGAGAGGCAGCGTGACCTCGCCCACCGCCATGCCGCGGCTTGAGTGTCGCGCACGCGGCACGGGGACGTTACTGTCCACCATGAGTTGCGAGATTTCACAGCGATCAAGCTTCAAAAGAAGACTCAGGTAAGGCTCGGCCGACTCGCTTTGATGATCTGGCACACGGCCGGCAGATCTATGGACGTGATCAAATAATGGTGAGGGTCGTACTCATACACCTCTTCTCCGAGCACCACTCGTTTGGTCCCTTGTGCGATCAAACAGATGCTCCGCTCGTACATATAGCTCGCAGGGAGTGTGAGCGCATCCCGCCGAAACAATGATAATCCTGGAATTGAGGTCGTAAGCTGATCGCCCTGTTCAGTCCATCGCGCCAGGCTCTTCCGCAGCGAGTCGAGTCCCATTGCCATACTTTTCTTCTCACGCATCTGATCGACCGGCTGCTTGCGCACGGAAGGTCTTCCATCCAGGATTATCAGATCTGTATCTTACAAAGGCCCGCTTCGCCGGACAATCTCGTTTTCTCAACGCTCGGACAATTAGGCAAGAAATGAACAGGATTGGGCTACCTGCCTGTGTGCCTATAGGCGTACAAGCTGAATTGCCAACAACGCGGCAAGTATTTTCCCGCTGCCACAGCTACCCATCGCATGAGGTGAAACGATGAGCAGAATATCCAAAGAGAGAATGGAAAAGGCCCTTGAACAGCGTAAGACCATTTCCGCCCAAGATTATGAGAAGGTAAAAGGGATGGCCAACATCGTCCGTCCCTTACGCAGCGTGATCCACAAAACACCCGACGATTATGGCATGACCGGATGGAAGGATCTCGTCATCCCCTCCGACGACGGCACCCCGCTGGAAGCCTGGTACATTCCAGCCAAGGGTGGAGAGAGCAACAAGCTGATCATCTTCAATCACGCACTCCCGATGTGCCGCGCCGGATTCCCAGGTCATTTGGGTGAGCCGTGGAGTATGTATGACGCAGTCGAGATCGACTTCGTGATCCAATACAAGCATCTGACCGATGCCGGCTATAACGTCCTCACCTATGACATCCGCAACCACGGCAACAGTAGTGCCGCTAACGGCGGCCTGAGTGGCATCGGGCAATGGGAATGGCGTGACTGCGTCGGCGTCAAGAAGCTTGTAGACAACCATCCGTCGCTTTCAAAGATGACGGTCGGCCTCTACAGCCAGTGCATGGGGGGAAACTCGCAATATCATGCCATCCACCGCCGTCCCGACCTATTCCAAAATGTCACATGCATGGTAAGTCCCATGGTGGTCTCCATGGCGGCAATCTACGATGCCTTCTCGGAATTGCAGGGGGTGAGGCAGTACCAGGAATTGATCGATCTAGAACTGCTCAAGATGGGCGCATTTGTCGCTGCCGAGATGACTCCGCACTTGTGGGCCGCGAGCGTGAAGATGCCCGTCCTGATGGTTCAAGTGCTGAAGGACGCGTGGACAAGGAATCCGGAAGATGCACAAAAGACCTTCGACTTGCTTGCGAGCAAGGAGAAGGAGCTGTTCTGGATCGAAAACACCACGAGACGTTTCAAGGATGGCTACAACTACTTCGGGAGGCATCCCGAAAAAGTCCTCTCCTTCTTCGACAGCCATATGAAGTGAGCATTCGATCCCCGACGGCAGCCTTTGCAGAGCGGGCCGTTGGGGTGTGCCCGGTTCCTTAATGCGAGCCCTCGCCACAGCATGAGTAGGAATGCGTTGATCACTTCGGGTTTAGCGGTGCGAGCGGCCGTTCGTCATCTTCCGGTCGCATCTCCTTCTCAGCCAAAAGACGCTGACGGACATGGTGTAAAGACCGACCAAAATCTCGACTTGAATAATTTGACCGTGAGACCGCTGCAGGTCCAAACCGCCCGGACAGCAGCCCTTTGCTTGTTCTCTCAAAGAGGTCATCGTGGGCCAACGCAGCCGAACGTCCCACAAGCGCCGGCTCCTCGCCTCCCGTGCGGTCCAGCCATTGATACAAGCATCGAACGGCCTCAATATCATCTGCATGACGAACCGCTTTCTCAAGTCGTGCAAACGCTGCTCGCTCTGAATCTTGATATTGCCGCTGCCGTTCGACCCGCCGGGCCATGTACTTCTTCACAAATTGTCTAGCCTGTGGCCACAGCAGCACGATCACTCCGACAATTCCGAGTACTCCAACGACCCACAACCGTGACGGTCGAAGTGCTTCCCCTTCGGCCGACAGACGGGCGGAAATGTTAGACGATATGGCGATGTCCGGCCGATAATTTGGGTTCGGCGATACCTCCAACACAACGGGGGGGATGAGATGTTCTCGCAGCTTGCGTCGATGGGTATCCCACCATTGGACAGTAATGCTCGGCAATTCATATTTCCCGGCTCGTTCAAGGGTGTATGTGACCGACTCGGTACGACGACCGGCAAGGAAGCCCTGCCGTTCCTTGGAAATGTTCTCCACCCGGGGAGCATTGGGATAGAGGGCCAATCCTTCGACTTCGATGAAAGAAATGGGAGGAAGAAACATTCCCGGCGTGCCCTGCGCCGTCAGGACAATCGTGCGCGTCACGGCATCTCCAACCCGCAACCCTGGCAACCCCCGATCGAACGTCTGGGCGACGTCTAGACGACTCGTGGCAAAAAACTCGGCCATCCCTTCGGCTCCCGCTGGAACGCGCGCCGTCATTCTCCGGACCGGTGTCCAGACGGTCACCGGTCTCCCGACTAGCCCTTGATGTATTTGGACCCGCAGGCGAGGGATGACATAGTCGCGCGGTTCCATTGGTGTGACCCTGTAGATCCGGGAGAGACCGAACCATTGTACTCCGTCGATCGTTTCCGTCAGATGGGCCGGCGCTTCATCGGATACAGTCACCAATGCGCCGGGCATATCCAGCATGGGTAATTCCGGGGCGCCGGTGAACCACGTCGTCACTAGCACATCCACGATCAGTTTCATGGGTTGACCCACGACCACGGTTCCAGCGGGCTCAAGATGAGCGCGTATCATCGAACGGGGGGCGTCGTCCGCCGACACATACGCGGGCAGCATGGACAATCCGAACACGAACCAGAGGAGCCTCATGGAGGACCTTTCGGCTTTTTCGTTTGTGCGTCGGCTTCGATGCGAAACTTTTCACGCAAGAAGGCCGCGGGTGAAACGTGAAGATTCCGCATCCACAGTTTCGCCATTTGATCCGGTTGAATCTTGAATTGCGGAATCTTTCCCGGCTTCCCGCGCTTACCCTTTTCATCGAACTTGATGTCATCGGGATCCAGATTCGGATCGGCTTCGCCTTCTTCAGGGGGTTTGGGTTTCCTGGGAATGAGCGAAGCGACCAATCTTCTATTCTCAGTCGCCTCCGGAAAGACCTCCCGCCGCTTCAGCGCGTTGTCATACGCTCCTACGGCAGCCGGATAGTCCCGCCTTCGCGCATAGCAGTTGCCCATGAGAAAGAAGGCCTCGGCGCTGTCCAGGCCCGCAAATTGCGCGAGCGCCGAGGCGGAGTCCCCGGCTCGATAGTACGCAAGCCCTTTCCACAGCGGATCCTGGTACCGTTGGGCGGAGGTCACATAGTCACCGTGCTCGAAATACCAACGGCCCTGCTGATCCGGCGTCAGAAAGAGATCGATAAAACGGAAATTCGCTCCGGCTGGTTCAGGCAAACACAGTGCCGTGGCCACTATGAGGGGCAGCACCAATCCTGGCGTCCATCGCACAGTCCAGCCGCGCCGGAACCAGAAACCTGCGAGCAGCAAAAGGGGAAATGTTCCAAAATATCCGAACTCGCGCCATCGGACATCCGCGTTCTTTTCTTCCATGACCTGCAAGTGATGCAACGCTCGTTGCTGCACCCATTCCACATCGGTTTTGTCGATCGTCAGACTAGCGACGGGCACCCCCGCTGCGGAGCTCAGTCGCGAAAACACTTCACGATCAAGCCCGGCATGGAGCGGTTTCCCATGGGCATCGGTTACGAATCGTCCTCGAGCACCTCGAATCGGTCCCCCCTGTGATGTGCCCGCCACGAGTGCGATCACCTGATGCGAAGACTGCTGGCTATGCGCGATAAACGCGGGGATCTCCGTCTCTTCCAATCCATCGGTGATGAAGAGGATCGTACCGGGAGCCGATTCGACGGCCAGCACATGATCGGCCAGCGCCAGTGCCTCGGCAGGGTGCCTGCCGGAAACCGGCATGAGCCCCGTATCGAGTGCGCCAAGAAACAGATCGAGCAGTTCGGGGTCTTCGGTGGGAGGCAGGACCAAATGGGCGGTGCCTGCGTAGACCACCAGACCTGTACGAGAGCCGGATCGTAATGCAGCAAGATCACGCACTTTTTGTTTCGCACGCTCAAGCCTCGTTGGCGGCACATCGACGGCATCCATGGTTCGCGAGAGATCGAGCGCGACGACCATGAGTGCATGATCTTCAACAAACGGCGGAGGTTCCTTCTCCCACGTCGGCCCTGCCGCTGCGATGCCTCCGAGCATTATGACAGCGGCAGCCCAATGGATGGGCTTGAATCTCACACCCGTTTTCTGCCCCACGAGGAGATGCTCGAGAAGTTGTGGTTCGATGATGTCGCGCCACTGCGCTCGGGGATCAGCCTGCTTGCGCCAGATCCAGACGATGATGATGGCAGCCGGCATCAGCAACAGCCACATGGGACGGAGAAAGTGAAATAATTCGATGTTCACAGGCTTGTCCGAGCGGCCATTGTGGGCGTTGGCTGAACAGCCTCTCGATGTCGCGCAAGGCTCGTCCATACAAGCATCAGCACGTGATATCCGAGAAGGAGAAGCGTCGCCGCACCGAGCGGATACATGTACAGCGCCCGCTTGGGTCGATACAGCGCCCGCTTGACCAGTTCCGGAGTCATCTCGTCGATCGTCTTATAGATCCCTTCGAGTTCCTGTCGGTTTTCTCCTCGGAAGGAACGTCCGCCCGCCACACGTGCAATCTGTTCAAGTGCCTTCAGATCGACGCGCTGCTCCCCATTCGCCTGCGGGTTGCCGATCCCGATGGTGTGAAT
This window harbors:
- a CDS encoding VWA domain-containing protein, producing the protein MNIELFHFLRPMWLLLMPAAIIIVWIWRKQADPRAQWRDIIEPQLLEHLLVGQKTGVRFKPIHWAAAVIMLGGIAAAGPTWEKEPPPFVEDHALMVVALDLSRTMDAVDVPPTRLERAKQKVRDLAALRSGSRTGLVVYAGTAHLVLPPTEDPELLDLFLGALDTGLMPVSGRHPAEALALADHVLAVESAPGTILFITDGLEETEIPAFIAHSQQSSHQVIALVAGTSQGGPIRGARGRFVTDAHGKPLHAGLDREVFSRLSSAAGVPVASLTIDKTDVEWVQQRALHHLQVMEEKNADVRWREFGYFGTFPLLLLAGFWFRRGWTVRWTPGLVLPLIVATALCLPEPAGANFRFIDLFLTPDQQGRWYFEHGDYVTSAQRYQDPLWKGLAYYRAGDSASALAQFAGLDSAEAFFLMGNCYARRRDYPAAVGAYDNALKRREVFPEATENRRLVASLIPRKPKPPEEGEADPNLDPDDIKFDEKGKRGKPGKIPQFKIQPDQMAKLWMRNLHVSPAAFLREKFRIEADAQTKKPKGPP
- a CDS encoding BatD family protein → MRLLWFVFGLSMLPAYVSADDAPRSMIRAHLEPAGTVVVGQPMKLIVDVLVTTWFTGAPELPMLDMPGALVTVSDEAPAHLTETIDGVQWFGLSRIYRVTPMEPRDYVIPRLRVQIHQGLVGRPVTVWTPVRRMTARVPAGAEGMAEFFATSRLDVAQTFDRGLPGLRVGDAVTRTIVLTAQGTPGMFLPPISFIEVEGLALYPNAPRVENISKERQGFLAGRRTESVTYTLERAGKYELPSITVQWWDTHRRKLREHLIPPVVLEVSPNPNYRPDIAISSNISARLSAEGEALRPSRLWVVGVLGIVGVIVLLWPQARQFVKKYMARRVERQRQYQDSERAAFARLEKAVRHADDIEAVRCLYQWLDRTGGEEPALVGRSAALAHDDLFERTSKGLLSGRFGPAAVSRSNYSSRDFGRSLHHVRQRLLAEKEMRPEDDERPLAPLNPK
- a CDS encoding S9 family peptidase gives rise to the protein MSRISKERMEKALEQRKTISAQDYEKVKGMANIVRPLRSVIHKTPDDYGMTGWKDLVIPSDDGTPLEAWYIPAKGGESNKLIIFNHALPMCRAGFPGHLGEPWSMYDAVEIDFVIQYKHLTDAGYNVLTYDIRNHGNSSAANGGLSGIGQWEWRDCVGVKKLVDNHPSLSKMTVGLYSQCMGGNSQYHAIHRRPDLFQNVTCMVSPMVVSMAAIYDAFSELQGVRQYQELIDLELLKMGAFVAAEMTPHLWAASVKMPVLMVQVLKDAWTRNPEDAQKTFDLLASKEKELFWIENTTRRFKDGYNYFGRHPEKVLSFFDSHMK